A single Nostoc sp. PCC 7107 DNA region contains:
- a CDS encoding IS5 family transposase (programmed frameshift) — MARKSYPTDLTDMEWEILAPLIPPAKEGGHPRTTDMREVCNAIYYHLKTGCQWNMLPGDFPPSSTVYNYYRKWQRKGVWEKLNHSLRGQVRLKLGKSTQPSALAADSQSVKTDPKKGDVYGFDGGKKVKGRKRQTLVDSLGLLLKVVVSEANAPERVLAAYALMELLEERPELLEKVEVLWVDSGYDGDKFALCVWLMIQAHVEVIRRTESEFQVLPKRWVVERTFGWFNQYHRLSKDYERLPEMSEAAIYAVMTRIMLRRLVV; from the exons ATGGCGCGAAAGTCTTACCCCACAGACTTAACAGATATGGAGTGGGAAATCCTAGCCCCCTTGATTCCACCAGCGAAAGAAGGAGGACACCCGCGCACAACTGATATGCGGGAGGTATGCAACGCTATCTACTATCACCTGAAGACAGGATGCCAATGGAATATGCTTCCGGGAGACTTCCCGCCCAGCTCAACTGTATACAACTACTACCGCAAATGGCAGCGCAAAGGGGTATGGGAAAAATTAAACCATTCATTACGCGGTCAGGTTCGCTTAAAATTAGGTAAATCAACACAACCCAGCGCCCTCGCCGCAGACAGTCAGTCAGTTAAAACTGACC CAAAAAAGGGGGATGTGTACGGTTTTGATGGCGGTAAAAAGGTAAAAGGGCGAAAGCGACAGACTTTGGTTGATAGCCTGGGATTATTGTTGAAAGTGGTTGTAAGTGAAGCAAATGCCCCAGAGCGAGTGCTTGCTGCCTATGCTTTGATGGAATTGTTAGAGGAGCGTCCTGAATTACTTGAGAAAGTTGAAGTTTTATGGGTTGATTCCGGTTATGACGGTGATAAGTTTGCTCTTTGTGTTTGGTTGATGATCCAAGCTCATGTTGAAGTCATACGGCGTACCGAGTCAGAATTTCAGGTTTTACCGAAACGTTGGGTAGTCGAAAGAACATTTGGGTGGTTTAACCAATATCATCGTCTCAGCAAAGATTATGAGCGCCTACCCGAAATGAGTGAAGCTGCTATATATGCTGTTATGACTCGGATTATGTTGCGTCGTCTTGTCGTCTAA
- a CDS encoding glycosyltransferase family 1 protein, whose amino-acid sequence MRIALFTETFLPKVDGIVTRLRHTVDHLQRHGNQVLVIAPEGGITEHKGAKVYGVSGFPLPLYPELKMALPRPAIGYALEQFQPDLIHVVNPAILGLSGIFYSKVLKIPLVASYHTHLPQYLQHYGLGMLEGLLWELLKGAHNQALLNLCTSTAMMTELSSHGIERVDLWQRGVDTELFHPDLASWEMRSLLSQNHHQSPLLLYVGRLSAEKEIERIKPILEAIPQARLALVGDGPHRQALEKHFAGTNTNFVGYLMGRELGSAFASADAFIFPSRTETLGLVLLEAMAAGCPVVAARSGGIPDIVTDGINGYLFDPKADIQDAISATIRLLENQQERDIIRQNARKEAEKWGWASATRQLQDYYQKIVLAKRPTAVV is encoded by the coding sequence ATGAGAATAGCCCTATTCACCGAAACATTTTTGCCAAAAGTTGATGGCATAGTTACACGCTTACGGCATACAGTTGACCATCTCCAACGTCATGGAAATCAAGTTTTAGTCATCGCCCCTGAAGGTGGAATTACAGAACACAAAGGAGCGAAAGTTTACGGCGTTAGTGGCTTTCCTTTGCCTCTGTATCCAGAGTTGAAAATGGCACTACCTCGCCCAGCAATTGGTTACGCCTTAGAACAATTCCAGCCAGATTTGATTCATGTTGTAAATCCAGCCATTCTAGGATTATCAGGCATTTTTTATAGCAAAGTTTTGAAAATTCCTTTAGTAGCTTCTTATCATACCCATTTACCGCAATATCTCCAACATTATGGTTTAGGGATGTTAGAAGGATTATTGTGGGAATTGCTCAAAGGCGCTCATAATCAGGCATTGTTGAATCTTTGTACTTCTACAGCCATGATGACAGAACTGTCATCACATGGCATTGAACGAGTAGATTTATGGCAGCGGGGAGTTGATACAGAATTATTTCACCCTGATTTAGCAAGTTGGGAAATGCGATCGCTTCTTTCGCAAAATCATCACCAAAGCCCCTTACTGCTTTATGTTGGTCGCCTGTCTGCCGAAAAAGAAATTGAACGCATTAAACCAATTTTAGAAGCAATTCCCCAAGCTCGATTAGCATTGGTAGGAGATGGCCCTCATCGGCAAGCATTAGAAAAACACTTTGCTGGAACAAACACAAATTTTGTTGGCTACCTTATGGGGCGTGAGTTAGGTTCAGCTTTTGCGAGTGCAGATGCTTTTATCTTTCCTTCCCGGACAGAAACTCTGGGGTTAGTCTTATTGGAAGCAATGGCCGCTGGGTGTCCAGTAGTTGCTGCCCGTTCTGGCGGCATCCCTGATATCGTGACAGATGGTATCAATGGATATCTTTTTGACCCCAAAGCCGACATTCAAGATGCCATTTCTGCCACAATTCGCCTCTTGGAAAATCAACAAGAACGAGATATCATTCGTCAAAATGCTCGTAAAGAAGCAGAAAAGTGGGGATGGGCATCTGCCACACGCCAGCTGCAAGATTACTATCAAAAAATAGTCTTGGCAAAACGGCCAACAGCAGTAGTTTAA
- a CDS encoding NAD-dependent epimerase/dehydratase family protein: MKVLVIGGDGYCGWATALYLSNRGYDVGILDNLVRRHWDNELGIATLTPIAPIQQRIQRWQDLTGKSIDLFVGDITNYEFLQKALHQFEPNAIVHFGEQRSAPFSMIDREHAVLTQVNNVVGTLNLLYAMREDFPDCHLVKLGTMGEYGTPNIDIEEGYITIEHNGRKDTLPYPKQPGSMYHLSKVHDSHNIHFACRIWGLRATDLNQGVVYGVLTEETGMDELLINRLDYDGVFGTALNRFCIQAAIGHPLTVYGKGGQTRGFLDIRDTVRCMELAIANPAEPGEFRVFNQFTELFSVGDLALMVKKAGNSLGLNVDINNIDNPRVEKEEHYFNAKNTKLLDLGLQPHYLSDSLLDSLLNFAVKYQQRVDKKQILPKVSWHRK, from the coding sequence ATGAAAGTCCTGGTTATTGGTGGCGATGGGTATTGTGGTTGGGCAACCGCACTTTACCTCTCCAATCGAGGTTACGATGTTGGAATTTTAGATAATTTGGTGCGGCGGCACTGGGATAACGAATTAGGTATCGCAACTCTGACTCCGATCGCACCTATTCAGCAACGTATCCAGCGCTGGCAAGATTTGACCGGCAAATCCATCGACCTATTCGTAGGCGATATCACTAATTACGAATTTCTGCAAAAAGCTTTACATCAATTTGAGCCAAATGCGATCGTGCATTTTGGCGAACAGCGTTCTGCACCATTCTCCATGATTGACCGCGAACATGCAGTTCTTACACAGGTCAACAACGTTGTTGGCACACTGAACTTACTGTATGCCATGCGTGAAGATTTCCCAGACTGTCACTTAGTCAAGTTGGGAACAATGGGTGAATATGGTACACCCAACATAGATATTGAAGAAGGGTATATCACCATTGAACACAATGGGCGCAAGGATACCTTGCCTTATCCCAAGCAGCCCGGTTCAATGTACCACTTAAGCAAAGTGCATGATAGCCACAATATCCACTTTGCTTGTCGGATTTGGGGATTGCGTGCCACCGACTTAAATCAGGGCGTGGTTTATGGTGTCTTAACCGAAGAAACGGGGATGGACGAACTGTTGATTAATCGCCTAGATTACGACGGTGTTTTTGGTACAGCATTAAACCGATTCTGTATTCAAGCTGCCATTGGTCATCCCCTAACTGTGTACGGAAAAGGTGGACAAACTCGCGGATTTTTGGATATTCGGGATACAGTCCGCTGTATGGAATTAGCGATCGCCAATCCGGCCGAACCTGGAGAATTTCGCGTCTTCAACCAATTTACCGAACTATTTAGTGTTGGTGACTTGGCATTGATGGTGAAAAAAGCAGGTAACTCCTTGGGATTGAATGTCGACATCAACAACATAGATAACCCTAGAGTAGAGAAAGAAGAACATTACTTCAACGCTAAAAATACTAAACTGCTTGACCTCGGTTTGCAGCCTCATTACCTCTCAGATTCGTTACTTGATTCATTGTTAAACTTTGCAGTCAAGTATCAGCAACGAGTCGATAAAAAACAAATTTTGCCAAAAGTTTCTTGGCATAGAAAGTAG
- the purC gene encoding phosphoribosylaminoimidazolesuccinocarboxamide synthase, whose protein sequence is MSVHSKLYEGKAKILYTTDNPEVLLADFKDDATAFNAQKRGSILDKGRINCSISSQLFKKLEANGIRTHFIDSPAPNQMRVKAVKILPLEVVIRNIAAGSLSQQTGLPVGTVLKQPLVEFYYKNDQLGDPLLTSDRLLLLELATAEQVDVIKNLALQINEFLRRFWQQCGITLVDFKLEFGLDSQQQILLADEISPDTCRLWDTAETDPNRRVMDKDRFRRDLGNVEDAYQEVLQRVLQTVDTQN, encoded by the coding sequence ATGTCTGTTCATTCCAAGCTCTACGAAGGCAAAGCAAAGATACTCTATACAACAGATAATCCAGAAGTCCTGTTGGCAGATTTTAAAGATGATGCCACTGCTTTTAACGCCCAAAAGCGTGGCAGTATTCTTGACAAGGGAAGAATTAACTGTAGTATCTCTAGCCAATTATTTAAAAAATTGGAAGCAAATGGGATTAGAACCCACTTTATTGACAGCCCAGCCCCCAATCAAATGCGGGTGAAAGCCGTCAAAATATTACCATTAGAAGTAGTTATCAGAAATATTGCAGCGGGTAGCCTTAGTCAACAAACAGGTTTACCAGTAGGTACTGTTTTAAAACAGCCGTTGGTTGAGTTTTATTACAAAAATGATCAATTAGGAGACCCGCTATTGACAAGCGATCGCCTACTCTTGCTAGAACTGGCGACAGCGGAACAAGTAGACGTAATTAAGAATCTAGCATTGCAAATCAATGAGTTTCTGCGGCGCTTTTGGCAGCAATGTGGTATTACCCTGGTAGACTTCAAACTAGAATTCGGCTTGGACTCACAACAGCAGATACTTCTGGCAGATGAGATTAGTCCAGATACCTGTCGTTTGTGGGACACAGCAGAAACTGACCCTAACCGCCGGGTAATGGATAAAGACCGCTTCCGCCGAGATTTGGGCAATGTAGAAGACGCTTACCAAGAGGTTTTACAACGAGTGTTACAAACAGTAGACACTCAAAATTGA
- a CDS encoding IS630 family transposase (programmed frameshift), with protein MAKPYSDDFRQKVMQAIELDGLKKSEASQLFNISRNTINLWCQRKAQTGDIKVKSRQECQRGGKIDDWEKFRAFVKANGDKTQVQMVELWEGEISQRTISRALQKIGHTRKKTYGYCQRDEAKRATFLAQLKNPKAPHLVYVDESGMDERDNYGYGYSPTGERFYDLKSGRRQGRINMIAGYRDNQLIAPFTVEGACNRTVFETWLETCLIPVLRPGEWVIVDNATFHHGGRIAQLIHDAGCELVYLPPYSPDLNRIEKCWAWLKSRIRKQLHNCDHLRDAIEFVLKHAAS; from the exons ATGGCTAAACCCTATAGTGATGATTTCCGGCAAAAGGTGATGCAAGCAATTGAGTTGGACGGTCTCAAAAAGAGTGAGGCGAGCCAATTGTTCAATATCAGTCGCAATACGATTAACTTGTGGTGTCAAAGAAAAGCCCAAACGGGTGATATCAAGGTCAAATCGAGGCAGGAATGCCAAAGGGGTGGCAAAATCGATGATTGGGAGAAGTTTCGCGCATTTGTCAAAGCAAATGGTGATAAAACTCAAGTCCAAATGGTAGAGTTATGGGAAGGAGAGATTAGTCAACGCACGATTTCACGGGCATTGCAGAAAATTGGACACACCCGT AAAAAAACATATGGCTACTGTCAACGAGATGAAGCCAAACGAGCAACCTTTCTAGCACAACTGAAGAACCCAAAAGCACCACACTTGGTTTATGTCGATGAATCGGGAATGGATGAACGAGATAACTACGGCTATGGGTACTCACCAACAGGGGAACGATTTTACGACCTCAAATCCGGTCGGCGACAGGGACGCATTAACATGATTGCTGGGTATCGGGATAATCAATTGATTGCCCCATTTACAGTCGAGGGGGCGTGTAACCGCACAGTGTTTGAAACCTGGCTAGAAACATGTTTGATTCCGGTTTTGCGTCCCGGTGAGTGGGTAATTGTGGATAATGCGACGTTTCATCATGGTGGTCGAATTGCCCAACTCATACATGATGCAGGCTGTGAACTTGTTTATTTACCTCCCTATTCACCAGACCTTAATCGTATTGAGAAGTGTTGGGCATGGTTAAAAAGTAGGATTCGCAAACAATTACACAATTGTGATCATTTACGTGATGCTATCGAATTCGTTCTCAAGCACGCAGCGTCCTAA
- a CDS encoding AAA family ATPase, with protein MKEELNILIQAQYPLIYLVTSEEERAEQAISTIAQVLKPQRRVYVWTVTHGIVEYGQPRNGSQHNTVSPEAAIDWIIRQKEPGIFILKDLHPFIDAPATTRSLRDAIASFKGQQKNIILMSPMHQVPIELEKEVVVLDFQLPDMAELNKVLTSHLDNHRGRRLTTEAREKLLRAALGLTKDESEKVYRKAQVTTGRLTEEEVDIVLSEKKQLIRRNGILEYIEEDETIDAIGGLEELKKWLKQRSNAFTERAREYGLPQPKGMLILGVPGCGKSLIAKTTSRLWGLPLLRLDMGRVYDGSMVGRSEANLRNALKTAESISPAILFIDELDKSFAGSGGSGDSDGGTSSRIFGSFLTWMQEKKSPVFVMATANRVERLPGEFLRKGRFDEIFFVDLPTPEERRDIFNIHLTKRRPEDIARFDLEQLAKMSDGFSGAEIEQAIIAAMYEAFAQEREFTQLDIIAALKATLPLSRTMQEQVTALRDWARQRARPAAASVAEYQRMEF; from the coding sequence ATGAAAGAAGAGCTCAATATCCTAATTCAAGCTCAATACCCTCTAATCTACCTTGTGACCTCCGAGGAAGAGCGAGCAGAGCAAGCAATTTCCACAATCGCTCAAGTGTTAAAGCCCCAGCGCCGGGTTTATGTATGGACAGTAACTCATGGCATCGTGGAATATGGTCAACCCCGGAATGGCAGCCAACACAACACAGTGTCCCCAGAGGCGGCGATTGATTGGATAATTCGGCAGAAAGAACCAGGTATATTTATTCTTAAAGATTTACACCCCTTTATTGATGCGCCTGCAACAACAAGATCGTTGCGAGATGCGATCGCTAGTTTTAAAGGGCAGCAAAAAAATATTATTTTAATGTCCCCGATGCACCAAGTCCCCATAGAACTGGAGAAGGAAGTAGTAGTTTTAGACTTCCAACTACCAGATATGGCTGAGTTGAATAAAGTTTTAACTTCTCATTTAGATAATCATCGTGGGCGACGTTTAACTACAGAAGCACGAGAAAAGCTTCTCCGGGCTGCTCTAGGTTTAACCAAAGATGAATCTGAGAAAGTATATCGCAAAGCCCAAGTCACCACAGGGCGGCTAACAGAAGAAGAAGTTGATATAGTTTTATCTGAGAAAAAGCAGCTAATTCGGCGGAATGGGATATTAGAATACATCGAAGAAGATGAAACCATTGACGCGATCGGTGGCTTAGAAGAGTTAAAAAAATGGCTAAAGCAACGCTCAAATGCCTTTACCGAAAGAGCAAGAGAGTATGGTTTGCCTCAACCAAAAGGGATGCTAATTTTAGGAGTTCCTGGCTGTGGTAAGTCATTGATAGCCAAAACAACATCCCGGCTTTGGGGTTTACCGCTGTTACGCCTAGATATGGGACGCGTATACGACGGCTCAATGGTGGGACGAAGTGAGGCAAATCTGCGTAACGCCCTCAAAACAGCAGAATCCATCTCTCCAGCGATTCTGTTTATTGACGAGTTAGATAAATCCTTTGCGGGAAGCGGGGGTTCTGGTGATTCCGATGGTGGGACATCCAGCAGGATATTTGGTTCTTTCCTCACATGGATGCAGGAAAAGAAATCCCCAGTGTTCGTAATGGCGACAGCCAACCGAGTCGAACGCTTACCTGGAGAATTCTTGAGGAAAGGTCGGTTTGATGAGATTTTCTTTGTGGATCTGCCTACTCCTGAAGAACGGCGCGATATTTTCAATATCCACTTAACTAAGCGTCGTCCTGAAGACATTGCTCGGTTTGATTTAGAGCAACTAGCCAAGATGTCTGATGGCTTTTCTGGGGCAGAAATTGAACAAGCGATTATTGCGGCAATGTACGAAGCTTTTGCCCAAGAGCGCGAGTTCACCCAACTAGATATTATTGCTGCATTAAAGGCCACATTGCCACTGTCTCGCACGATGCAAGAACAGGTCACAGCCCTCAGAGACTGGGCTAGACAGCGGGCAAGACCAGCCGCAGCCTCCGTTGCTGAATACCAGCGAATGGAGTTCTAA
- a CDS encoding DUF1257 domain-containing protein, producing MSHFSTLRTKITDAEILKASLRDLGITVKTEADVRGYNGQRVRSDIVAVLEGEYDLGWSRNSDGSFDLIADLWGVAKKHNQTELINSINQKYAVNKTLAEVKQRGLQNANVKLVLQ from the coding sequence ATGTCTCACTTTAGCACTCTTCGCACCAAAATCACCGATGCAGAAATCCTCAAAGCTTCTCTGCGCGACTTGGGTATTACCGTAAAGACAGAAGCTGATGTACGCGGTTATAACGGTCAGCGTGTTCGTTCCGACATCGTTGCTGTTTTGGAAGGCGAATATGATCTCGGCTGGTCTCGCAATAGCGATGGTTCTTTTGACCTTATCGCTGACCTGTGGGGCGTTGCTAAAAAGCACAACCAAACCGAGTTAATCAACTCCATCAATCAAAAATATGCAGTTAACAAGACTTTGGCTGAAGTAAAACAGCGCGGTTTGCAAAACGCTAACGTTAAGTTGGTATTGCAATAG
- a CDS encoding GAF domain-containing protein, with protein sequence MTLPNPGSVLATLTELTQVNRTHALLRRVKDLSVNEFVCLLDFITAEFQQFLRAIELINNEALETMLEKVLEAITLKIGQILQAEHTAIFLVDYDKGQLWSKVPQDNSQKFLEIRTPINVGIPGHVASTGQYLNISETATHPLFSPDLEKQMGYKIRNILCMPVVSSKSQTVAVVQLANKEGDIPFNHEDEDCFRDFAASIGIILETCQSFYVAARNQRGATALLRATQTLGQSLDLEATLQIVMEQARILMQADRSTLFLYRKEMGELWTKVVAAEAQTDSIEIRMPANRGIAGYVAYTGDALNIPDAYKDPRFDPSTDRKTGYVTRNILCLPVFNSANELIGVTQLINKQKGSFTASDEEFMRAFNIQAGIALENARLFENVLLEKQYQKDILQSLSDAVISTDMIGRIVTINDAALELLGCPLGDANNKSNKLLWEQNLVGRFVWEVVPIDNLQMRLEDSLTSGARHYVPEQSLMVGLYQALTLDGRVSSEIQEAAQIPLPLQNGFASGQTAMTHQLILTVRDRTNPDVFIPWNLLLTPPSQLIPTSQVEQLERSINLTVNPLTNPEGGVRGGLVVLEDISQEKRLKMTMYRYLTPHVAEQVMAVGEDALMVGERKDVTILFSDIRGYTTLTENLGAAAVVSLLNQYFETMVEAVFNYEGTLDKFIGDALMAVFGAPLPLTENHAWQAIQSALDMRQRLEEFNQRRIIQEQPQIRIGIGISSGDVVSGNIGSHKRMDYTVIGDSVNLSARLEAVTKEYGCDIILSEFTYQLCSDRIWVRELDQIRVKGKHQAVNIYELISDRQTPLDANTQEFLFHYHHGRAAYLARDFAGAIACFTAAKHLRPKDQAVDIHLERAHNYHQTPPPDSWDGVWTIVSK encoded by the coding sequence ATGACTCTTCCCAATCCTGGTAGCGTCTTGGCTACATTAACCGAACTTACGCAAGTTAATCGCACCCATGCTTTACTGCGTCGTGTCAAAGACCTTTCTGTTAACGAATTTGTTTGTTTGCTTGATTTTATAACAGCTGAGTTTCAACAATTTCTCAGAGCGATTGAATTAATCAATAATGAAGCTCTAGAAACAATGTTGGAGAAAGTACTAGAAGCAATAACCCTGAAAATTGGACAAATTCTGCAAGCCGAACACACAGCTATTTTTTTAGTTGATTATGATAAAGGTCAACTATGGTCAAAAGTTCCCCAAGATAATAGCCAAAAATTCTTAGAAATTAGAACACCAATTAATGTAGGAATTCCTGGCCATGTTGCGAGTACAGGCCAATATTTAAATATTTCTGAAACTGCTACTCATCCCTTATTTAGCCCAGATTTAGAAAAGCAAATGGGCTACAAAATTCGTAATATTTTATGTATGCCTGTTGTGAGTAGTAAAAGTCAAACTGTCGCTGTAGTCCAACTAGCTAATAAAGAAGGCGACATTCCTTTTAATCACGAAGATGAAGATTGTTTTCGAGATTTTGCTGCTTCCATTGGGATTATTTTAGAAACTTGTCAGTCTTTTTATGTAGCAGCCCGCAATCAACGAGGCGCAACAGCACTGTTACGTGCTACTCAAACACTAGGGCAAAGTTTAGACTTAGAAGCAACTTTGCAAATAGTCATGGAGCAAGCCCGAATTTTAATGCAAGCAGACCGCAGTACACTATTTTTATATCGCAAAGAAATGGGTGAACTTTGGACAAAGGTAGTAGCGGCCGAGGCTCAAACAGATTCTATTGAAATTCGGATGCCGGCGAATCGGGGAATTGCGGGCTATGTGGCATATACAGGGGACGCATTAAATATTCCTGATGCTTATAAAGACCCTCGCTTTGACCCCAGTACAGATAGAAAAACTGGCTATGTAACTCGGAATATTTTATGTTTGCCAGTATTCAATTCTGCCAATGAATTAATTGGAGTGACACAGCTAATTAATAAGCAAAAAGGCAGTTTTACCGCTTCTGATGAAGAATTTATGCGAGCTTTTAATATTCAGGCAGGGATAGCATTAGAAAATGCGCGGTTGTTTGAAAATGTCTTGCTAGAAAAACAGTATCAAAAAGACATTTTGCAAAGTCTTTCTGATGCTGTAATTTCTACTGATATGATTGGTCGCATTGTTACAATTAATGATGCCGCCTTAGAGTTATTAGGTTGTCCTTTAGGCGATGCTAATAACAAAAGCAATAAATTATTATGGGAACAAAATTTAGTTGGTCGCTTTGTTTGGGAAGTCGTACCAATTGACAATTTACAAATGCGTTTAGAAGACAGCTTGACATCTGGTGCGAGACATTACGTGCCGGAGCAAAGTCTGATGGTAGGCTTATATCAAGCACTGACTTTAGACGGGCGAGTGAGTAGTGAAATTCAGGAGGCGGCTCAAATTCCGTTACCATTACAAAACGGGTTTGCTTCTGGTCAAACTGCGATGACTCACCAGTTAATTTTAACAGTCCGCGATCGCACTAACCCTGATGTTTTTATTCCTTGGAATTTACTCCTCACTCCTCCATCCCAGTTAATTCCTACCAGTCAGGTAGAACAGTTAGAACGTAGTATTAATTTGACTGTTAATCCCCTCACCAACCCAGAAGGCGGAGTCAGAGGCGGTTTGGTGGTTTTGGAAGATATTAGTCAAGAAAAACGCCTAAAAATGACAATGTATCGTTACCTCACTCCCCACGTAGCCGAACAAGTGATGGCTGTGGGGGAAGATGCTTTGATGGTGGGTGAACGCAAGGATGTGACTATCTTATTTTCTGATATTCGTGGCTACACTACGTTGACAGAAAATTTGGGGGCGGCAGCGGTAGTCTCGCTATTGAACCAGTATTTTGAAACAATGGTAGAGGCAGTTTTTAACTATGAAGGAACTTTAGATAAATTTATTGGCGATGCTTTAATGGCTGTGTTTGGTGCGCCCCTACCACTCACAGAAAACCATGCTTGGCAAGCGATACAGTCAGCTTTGGATATGCGCCAACGTCTCGAAGAATTTAATCAACGGCGGATTATTCAAGAACAACCCCAAATTCGCATCGGGATTGGGATTAGTTCTGGGGATGTGGTATCTGGTAATATTGGCTCTCACAAACGTATGGATTACACCGTGATTGGCGATAGTGTCAACTTAAGCGCTCGTTTAGAAGCTGTCACCAAAGAATATGGTTGTGATATTATTTTGAGCGAATTTACCTATCAACTGTGCAGCGATCGCATTTGGGTGCGTGAGTTGGATCAAATTCGCGTTAAGGGTAAACACCAAGCAGTCAATATCTACGAGTTAATTAGCGATCGCCAAACTCCCCTGGATGCTAATACCCAAGAGTTTTTATTTCACTACCATCATGGCCGGGCTGCTTATTTAGCTAGGGATTTTGCCGGTGCGATCGCTTGTTTTACCGCTGCTAAACATCTTCGCCCTAAAGACCAAGCCGTAGATATTCATTTAGAACGCGCTCATAATTATCATCAAACACCACCGCCAGATTCCTGGGATGGTGTTTGGACAATTGTTAGCAAATAA